The following are encoded together in the Tripterygium wilfordii isolate XIE 37 chromosome 3, ASM1340144v1, whole genome shotgun sequence genome:
- the LOC119991643 gene encoding polyadenylation and cleavage factor homolog 4-like, giving the protein MEMESSRRLFDRSRELGVKKPRIEEPNPNGHGRPFLQRPVTPATGPTARYRSADRDSDSNDSNRGGAYHPQPPQQLHQELVTQYKTALAELTFNSKPIITNLTIIAGENLLAAKAITATICAHILEVPSEQKLPSLYLLDSIVKNIGRDYIKYFAARLPEVFIKAFRHVDSPVHQSMRHLFGTWKGVFPPQTLQMIEKELGFTPLVNGSSIGAASRLDSQSQRPPHSTHVNPKYLEKQRLQQSSRAKGMPNDITGGIAGSTEEMEKSDRASTITSRPWADPRIKMQNIQRSQKDALSDSAAYGDFEYSSDLSRPSGLGIGRTSGRVMEQGHDKSLHGSSSSASGTISGQRNGFNAKQWLPSYSSLKSVNVDLHPKPAQSIVGRTSSGLSSSWKNSEEEEFMWEMHSRVADHDIASLSTNSRKDHWAPHDSEKLGYESHLRKPHGAHDVGSKFERENSADSLPNEQKEQATYGHQMLSPWRSQESHSVEGLISSGNRIINSSHSQSYSASFGELATNSGYLSRVGDQQQMGSSHIGALGFGFLGTLAQPRFQPLGGASPSGQSPIHQHPPSPSFPERRGHEQLQSITEQDHQLAQPVPRPDFRASQFTRQLAGNQSTKEPSTVLPSDILHSNLQKSQPQDLRDSSSSDQTQRPPSTIVNSASDHSDPLAANTSGQLSTSCLLAEVMKSGIFSNNAITVNNPNRGSLDTLQVLSKPNIQPPLTRGPTPTSAASDISETKVERPPLSLGPAPSSSQTSDVVSQTPDPISNLLSSLVAKGLISASKMETSTTMSSQTPSQLKGMDSVTVTPISTPVTSVPTSLVASHLSIVDETSVSEPTGNSSDSLPQSSKIRVENTIGLQFKPDLIREMHPNVINELFDDLLHCCSLCGLRLRLREQLDRHLEWHASLKAPEPSGLSRVSRGWYSNSEDWIYGRQRLPLVSDSAVPIEESEEGTDENAALVPADENQCVCVLCGELFEDFFCQERNGWMFKGAVYFTRPLGDGEMETAHERDGNVPIVHEDCMSNNSVPD; this is encoded by the exons ATGGAAATGGAGAGTTCACGTAGATTGTTTGATAGATCGAGAGAGCTCGGCGTAAAGAAACCACGAATTGAAGAGCCGAACCCTAACGGTCATGGCCGGCCCTTCTTGCAGAGACCAGTAACTCCTGCTACCGGACCAACGGCTAGGTACAGATCTGCTGATAGAGACTCGGATAGCAATGATTCAAACCGCGGGGGCGCGTATCACCCACAGCCGCCACAGCAGCTACATCAGGAGCTTGTGACCCAGTACAAGACTGCGCTCGCGGAGCTCACTTTCAATTCCAAACCTATAATTACTAACTTGACTATTATAGCGGGCGAGAATCTCCTTGCAGCCAAGGCCATCACTGCCACTATTTGCGCTCATATTCTTGAG GTTCCCAGTGAGCAAAAGCTGCCATCCCTGTATCTGTTAGACAGTATTGTGAAGAATATTGGGAGGGATTACATCAAATATTTTGCTGCCCGACTACCTGAG GTATTCATCAAGGCATTCAGGCATGTTGATTCTCCTGTTCATCAAAGTATGCGGCATTTGTTTGGGACATGGAAAGGGGTTTTTCCTCCTCAGACACTTCAAATGATTGAGAAAGAACTTGGCTTTACTCCTTTGGTTAACGGTTCATCTATAGGAGCTgcatctagacttgattcacagTCGCAACGTCCACCACATAGCACTCATGTAAATCCCAAGTATTTGGAAAAGCAGCGCCTTCAGCAGTCAAGCAGG GCCAAAGGAATGCCTAATGACATCACGGGTGGTATTGCTGGCTCAACTGAGGAAATGGAGAAGTCAGACAGAGCATCCACCATTACTTCTCGCCCATGGGCAGATCCTCGGATCAAAATGCAG AATATTCAGCGTTCTCAAAAAGACGCATTAAGTGATAGTGCTGCATATGGGGACTTTGAATACAGCTCTGATCTTTCAAGGCCTTCAGGCTTGGGGATCGGCAGAACCAGTGGAAGGGTTATGGAGCAGGGGCATGACAAATCTTTGCATGGATCTAGCAGTAGTGCTTCAGGGACAATATCTGGTCAAAGGAATGGTTTCAATGCCAAGCAATGGTTACCTAGTTATTCAAGTCTTAAATCTGTAAATGTTGATTTGCATCCAAAGCCAGCTCAAAGCATTGTTGGTAGGACCAGCAGTGGACTGTCTAGTAGCTGGAAGAATTCTGAGGAAGAGGAGTTCATGTGGGAAATGCACTCTAGGGTTGCAGATCATGATATAGCTAGTCTCTCCACGAACTCAAGGAAAGATCATTGGGCTCCTCATGATTCAGAAAAATTG GGATATGAAAGCCACCTCCGGAAACCACATGGTGCACATGATGTTGGGTCaaaatttgagagagaaaactCAGCTGATTCACTACCTAATGAACAGAAAGAACAAGCCACATATGGCCATCAAATGCTGTCACCATGGAGATCACAGGAGTCACACTCAGTGGAAGGGCTTATCAGTTCTGGGAATCGTATTATTAATTCTAGTCATTCTCAAAGCTATTCTGCATCTTTTGGTGAGTTGGCGACAAATTCAGGTTATTTATCCAGGGTAGGAGATCAGCAGCAAATGGGTTCATCTCATATTGGAGCCTTAGGCTTTGGCTTCCTTGGAACCTTAGCGCAACCACGATTTCAGCCTCTTGGAGGTGCATCACCATCTGGACAGTCACCCATTCACCAGCATCCTCCCTCACCTTCATTTCCAGAACGCCGTGGGCATGAACAATTGCAAAGTATCACTGAGCAAGACCATCAACTAGCTCAGCCAGTGCCTCGTCCCGACTTCAGAGCTTCTCAGTTTACGAGGCAGTTGGCTGGTAACCAATCCACCAAAGAGCCTTCTACAGTATTGCCTTCTGATATTCTACACAGTAACTTGCAAAAGTCACAACCTCAGGACTTACGAGATTCATCTTCTTCAGATCAGACTCAAAGGCCACCCTCAACTATTGTAAATTCTGCGTCAGACCATTCAGATCCTCTTGCTGCTAATACATCAGGACAATTGAGCACGAGTTGTTTATTGGCAGAAGTCATGAAAAGTGGAATTTTCTCAAACAACGCAATTACTGTTAACAACCCAAATAGGGGTTCTTTGGATACTCTGCAGGTGCTGTCAAAACCAAATATTCAACCTCCTCTGACAAGAGGGCCTACCCCAACATCAGCTGCCTCAGATATTTCTGAGACAAAGGTGGAACGGCCACCATTGTCACTTGGTCCAGCACCTTCATCATCACAAACTTCTGATGTGGTGAGTCAGACCCCCGATCCCATTTCAAATCTGTTGAGCTCTTTAGTAGCAAAGGGTTTGATATCTGCATCAAAGATGGAGACTTCAACTACCATGTCATCTCAAACGCCCTCTCAACTGAAGGGCATGGACTCAGTCACTGTTACCCCAATCTCTACTCCAGTTACTTCAGTTCCAACTTCCTTAGTTGCTTCTCATTTGTCTATTGTGGATGAAACTTCTGTTTCAGAACCTACTGGCAATAGCTCTGATTCCTTACCTCAATCCTCCAAAATTCGGGTAGAAAATACCATAGGTTTACAGTTTAAGCCTGATCTAATTCGAGAAATGCATCCAAATGTGATCAATGAATTATTCGATGACCTTCTGCATTGTTGCAGCTTATGTGGCCTTCGACTTAGACTAAGAGAACAACTGGATAGACATTTGGAATGGCATGCTTCACTTAAGGCACCCGAACCAAGTGGTTTAAGTAGGGTATCGAGGGGATGGTATTCAAATTCGGAGGACTGGATTTATGGGCGGCAAAGACTTCCCTTGGTTTCTGATTCTGCAGTTCCCATAGAAGAGTCTGAGGAGGGAACAGATGAGAATGCAGCATTGGTTCCTGCAGATGAAAATCAGTGCGTATgtgttttgtgtggtgagctgtttgaagattttttttgcCAAGAAAGAAATGGATGGATGTTCAAAGGAGCAGTGTATTTCACTCGTCCATTGGGAGATGGTGAGATGGAAACAGCACATGAGAGGGATGGCAATGTTCCCATTGTGCATGAAGATTGTATGTCAAATAATTCAGTTCCTGACTGA